From Daucus carota subsp. sativus chromosome 6, DH1 v3.0, whole genome shotgun sequence, the proteins below share one genomic window:
- the LOC108228103 gene encoding uncharacterized protein LOC108228103 yields MACPIQTPGKRRTPEKPIKNKKQPPEAVARGDGLSDSNTRDLPVEKLKEVEVVDALKHPKLNTVKKITVDSATLFDKNCLLSLILLCKKMLAAFYKARHIIVFETQNSK; encoded by the exons ATGGCTTGTCCGATTCAAACACCAG GAAAAAGGCGGACACCGGAGAAGCCGATAAAGAATAAGAAGCAGCCGCCAGAAGCAGTCGCGCGTGGAGATGGCTTGTCCGATTCAAACACCAG GGACTTGCCTGTGGAAAAACTAAAAGAAGTTGAAGTAGTTGATGCTTTGAAGCATCCTAAATTGAATACGGTAAAGAAGATCACTGTGGACTCTGCTACTCTATTCGACAAG AACTGCTTGCTGAGTTTGATACTATTATGCAAGAAGATGCTTGCCGCATTTTACAAGGCGAGACACATTATCGTATTTGAGACGCAAAATTCAAAATGA
- the LOC108226598 gene encoding peroxidase 3: MVSCFISAVPHAPATAKSIQLTRSVFIYLEMSSFCYFLFAIAGLLGLAGSANADLQMGFYAKSCPKAEKIVQDYVYKHIPNTPSLAAALIRLQFHDCFVRGCDASILLNFTSSTGNQTEKFAIPNLTIRGFGFIDGVKSLVEKECPGIVSCADIVTLVARDSIVATGGPSWKVPTGRRDGLISNGSETIGPIPAPFSNLSTLQTNFANQGLDLKDLVVLSGAHTIGFGHCSSFSNRLYNFTGVGDQDPSFDSEYVTNLKVNKCKFINDSTTRVEMDPGSVRTFDLSYYSLLLKRRGLFESDAALTTSLTTRALVTQLLQGSLENFYTEFAKSMEKMGQIGVLTGSSGEIRKNCAFVNK; the protein is encoded by the exons ATGGTATCGTGTTTTATATCTGCAGTACCTCATGCACCTGCAACAGCTAAGAGCATTCAGCTGACAAGGAGTGTGTTCATCTATCTCGAAATGAGCTCGTTCTGCTATTTTCTGTTTGCGATTGCAGGTCTGCTGGGACTTGCTGGATCAGCCAATGCGGATTTACAGATGGGATTTTACGCCAAGAGTTGTCCGAAAGCTGAGAAGATTGTGCAGGATTATGTCTACAAGCACATTCCAAATACTCCGTCGCTAGCTGCAGCGTTAATAAGATTGCAGTTTCATGATTGCTTTGTGAGG GGTTGCGATGCATCTATCTTACTAAATTTTACTTCAAGTACGGGTAACCAGACAGAGAAGTTTGCTATTCCGAATCTTACAATCAGAGGATTCGGCTTTATTGATGGCGTAAAGAGCCTAGTTGAGAAAGAATGTCCCGGCATAGTCTCCTGTGCAGACATTGTTACTTTGGTCGCGAGAGATTCAATTGTTGCTACT GGAGGTCCTTCTTGGAAAGTTCCCACAGGTCGAAGagatggtttgatttcaaatggCTCAGAAACCATAGGCCCGATTCCAGCTCCATTTTCCAACCTCTCTACCCTGCAAACAAATTTCGCTAACCAGGGCCTCGACTTGAAAGATTTAGTCGTGTTATCTG GTGCTCATACAATTGGTTTCGGCCACTGTTCTTCATTCTCAAACCGACTATACAACTTCACCGGAGTTGGAGATCAAGATCCGTCATTTGACAGCGAATATGTGACCAACTTAAAGGTAAACAAATGCAAGTTCATCAATGACAGCACCACAAGGGTTGAGATGGACCCAGGAAGTGTTAGGACATTTGATCTTAGCTACTACAGTCTTTTACTTAAGAGAAGAGGCTTGTTTGAATCCGATGCAGCTTTGACAACAAGCTTAACAACAAGAGCACTCGTCACTCAACTTCTGCAAGGATCGCTTGAAAATTTTTATACTGAATTTGCAAAGTCCATGGAGAAAATGGGTCAGATTGGAGTCTTGACTGGGTCGTCTGGGGAAATTCGGAAAAACTGTGCATTCGTGAATAAGTAG
- the LOC108227083 gene encoding uncharacterized protein LOC108227083: MKVFIVTQTCELAIEVAQQEKILEIKQKIENFLGYPVPSQILTVLGWELIDALDLEDYPIVTEGTKIYLIIKTLCMAPPTVQQNHRHKIQITVKFPARKINIEIEATETVRSLKEKVHIIDGTPIKRMILSFGGREMNEEFRNLSEYGIGEFSEIVVFLKTMSRLVAEPPSRMLSLVVQTSSSLLNAARIPVEMKDSSTVNDMKQSLIIRKILPTDDYIFIHKQRIMRENCSLRWHGVENGESLYVFKGTVSRGGF; encoded by the coding sequence atgaaGGTGTTTATTGTCACACAAACATGCGAATTGGCCATAGAAGTTGCCCAACAAGAAAAAATTCTggaaatcaaacaaaaaatagAGAACTTCCTCGGATATCCGGTGCCTTCACAAATCCTCACCGTGCTTGGGTGGGAACTTATCGACGCACTTGATTTGGAGGATTATCCCATCGTCACTGAAGGTACAAAAATCTATCTCATCATCAAAACTCTCTGTATGGCTCCACCTACTGTTCAACAAAATCACAGGCACAAAATTCAAATTACTGTTAAGTTTCCAGCAagaaaaattaatatagaaatagAGGCAACAGAAACTGTTAGGAGCCTAAAAGAAAAAGTTCATATTATTGATGGCACTCCTATAAAACGAATGATTCTGTCTTTTGGTGGGAGAGAGATGAACGAGGAGTTTCGCAACTTGAGCGAGTATGGTATTGGTGAATTTTCGGAGATTGTAGTCTTCCTCAAGACTATGAGTCGTTTAGTGGCTGAGCCACCTTCAAGAATGCTGAGTTTGGTGGTCCAAACCTCGTCTAGTTTGCTTAATGCAGCTAGAATTCCTGTGGAAATGAAGGACTCGAGCACCGTCAACGACATGAAGCAGTCTCTTATAATTCGGAAAATACTGCCTActgatgattatatatttatccaCAAACAAAGGATCATGCGTGAGAATTGTAGCCTCCGTTGGCATGGTGTTGAAAATGGTGAGAGCCTTTATGTATTTAAAGGAACTGTCAGCCGTGGGGGATTTTAG
- the LOC108226212 gene encoding zinc finger protein 3 → MEPISPEPCPSEASSISATSHQPATSPDKMVMKMKEIDENPPQELNLLEPSESSYLQLNLEAQNNINDVNDMLQNNTSSTLELNLFSPPNQLPLSSLAPSESSNEKKPDHSTTSSSSRSFSCRYCSRKFSTSQALGGHQNAHKQVRKDEKRGQSGSYHDIEPYNLHPSFHHLNYYHPYSTYSHHLPLYGSSVNSFLHRPNLRWSSPSSPYRFGNHNPTWSGPGPYEHHRLRLESLQPQNYASSSSAPPVSLFDMQSTGVRDLLGGVSSSPMKNLESDIGKVASGDDGQGENASGLDLNLKL, encoded by the coding sequence ATGGAGCCAATTAGCCCTGAGCCCTGTCCGTCTGAGGCTTCAAGCATCTCCGCAACATCTCATCAACCTGCAACATCTCCTGATAAGATGGTGATGAAGATGAAGGAAATCGATGAGAATCCGCCTCAAGAATTGAACCTTCTCGAACCCTCCGAGTCCTCGTATCTTCAGCTCAATCTTGAAGCCCAGAACAATATTAATGATGTGAATGATATGCTCCAAAACAACACATCATCAACTCTGGAACTAAATCTGTTTAGCCCCCCGAATCAGCTTCCCCTTTCCTCCCTTGCACCAAGTGAATCATCAAACGAGAAAAAACCCGACCACTCCACAACATCCTCGTCTTCTAGAAGCTTCTCTTGCAGATATTGTTCTAGAAAGTTCTCCACATCACAAGCTTTAGGGGGGCACCAAAACGCTCATAAGCAAGTGCGGAAAGACGAAAAAAGAGGCCAAAGTGGCAGTTATCATGATATTGAACCTTACAATTTACATCCATCGTTTCATCATCTCAATTACTATCATCCCTACTCAACCTATTCTCACCATCTTCCTTTGTACGGCTCATCGGTTAATTCATTTCTTCATAGGCCAAATCTTCGATGGTCCTCGCCTTCCTCCCCTTACCGTTTTGGCAATCACAACCCTACATGGTCTGGTCCGGGGCCTTATGAACACCACAGGCTAAGGTTGGAAAGCTTGCAACCACAGAATTATGCCTCGTCGTCGTCTGCACCACCGGTGTCTTTGTTCGATATGCAAAGTACTGGAGTAAGAGATCTTTTGGGAGGAGTCTCTTCATCACCTATGAAGAATTTGGAATCTGATATCGGAAAAGTGGCCAGTGGGGATGATGGACAAGGGGAGAATGCCTCGGGACTCGATTTGAATCTTAAGCTTTAA